In a single window of the Necator americanus strain Aroian chromosome X, whole genome shotgun sequence genome:
- a CDS encoding hypothetical protein (NECATOR_CHRX.G21602.T2), whose translation MRKATAVALSPSVANLLAAQRMLDLEEPLVKSKKYPFFKTPRIGSRRIRNRLVQKQGICNISLKNVPKQRRKYFSDIFTTVIEMKWLGHRVLLMYIRKSTPSFFPSLHKQRLDMDFGELYVNILSHIIFHYNSSKLFTCLPAVDLGIHHKCSLRSQSPVLMNALAPPNHKASCVRRGSSSVSVSLHG comes from the exons ATGCGTAAAGCAACTGCTGTCGCACTTTCACCTTCTGTAGCCAATCTATTGGCAGCTCAACGAATGTTGGATTTGGAAGAGCCGCTTGTCAAATCGAAGAAGTATCCGTTTTTTAAAACTCCAAGGATTGGCTCAAGACGAATACGTAATCGACTTGTACAAAAACAG GGTATTTGCAATATAAGTTTGAAGAATGTTCCAAAACAACGGCGGAAATATTTCAG TGATATTTTCACAACGGTGATTGAGATGAAATGGC TTGGACACCGTGTATTGTTAATGTACATTCGGAAATCAAcgccttccttttttccttcactacACAAACAACGATTG GATATGGATTTCGGTGAGTTATATGTCAACATTCTCTCACATATCATTTTTCATTACAATTCTTCTAAGTTGTTTACCTGTTTACCTGCG gTTGATCTCGGTATACATCATAAATGTTCACTACGTTCTCAGTCACCTGTTTTGATGAATGCGCTTGCCCCACCGAACCATAAAGCATCCTGTGTTCGTCGAG gCTCGTCAAGTGTCAGCGTCTCACTTCATggatga
- a CDS encoding hypothetical protein (NECATOR_CHRX.G21602.T1), with protein sequence MRKATAVALSPSVANLLAAQRMLDLEEPLVKSKKYPFFKTPRIGSRRIRNRLVQKQGICNISLKNVPKQRRKYFSDIFTTVIEMKWRWCLLYFSLSFLISWTFFASLYYSIGKHHGDVDNRFNVSWTPCIVNVHSEINAFLFSFTTQTTIGYGFR encoded by the exons ATGCGTAAAGCAACTGCTGTCGCACTTTCACCTTCTGTAGCCAATCTATTGGCAGCTCAACGAATGTTGGATTTGGAAGAGCCGCTTGTCAAATCGAAGAAGTATCCGTTTTTTAAAACTCCAAGGATTGGCTCAAGACGAATACGTAATCGACTTGTACAAAAACAG GGTATTTGCAATATAAGTTTGAAGAATGTTCCAAAACAACGGCGGAAATATTTCAG TGATATTTTCACAACGGTGATTGAGATGAAATGGCGTTGGTGTTTGCTGTATTTCTCGTTGTCCTTTCTTATCTCATGGACATTTTTTGCATCACTTTATTATTCGATTGGAAAACATCACGGTGATGTGGATAACCGTTTTAATGTCAGTTGGACACCGTGTATTGTTAATGTACATTCGGAAATCAAcgccttccttttttccttcactacACAAACAACGATTG GATATGGATTTCGGTGA